Proteins encoded together in one Labrus bergylta chromosome 20, fLabBer1.1, whole genome shotgun sequence window:
- the slc12a7b gene encoding solute carrier family 12 member 7 isoform X3, with translation MPTNFTVVPVKDNGKKAKQGAEEDDVDDNNVLKEEEEDATGDGVPKENSPFINNTDNDKGNSYDGTNMALFEEEMDSNPMVSSLLNKLANYTNLTQGAQEHEEADDDEGPKKKAVKSPQMGTFMGVYLPCLQNILGVILFLRLTWIVGTAGILESLAIVCLCCSCTMLTAISMSAIATNGVVPAGGSYYMISRSLGPEFGGAVGLCFYLGTTFAGSMYILGTIEILLTYIVPKAAIFVAEKKEDEVEALLNNMRVYGTCCLALMSIVVFVGVKYVNKLALVFLACVILSILSIYAGVIKTIFEPPDFPVCMLGNRTLQNHNFDSCLKTEVIDNLTVTTKLWQLFCKGPELNATCNDYFDNNNLTLMQGIPGLKSRVISDNMWSEYGPIGMKVESNKLDSDPVGDTSQDIYMPYVVNDIATFFTLLVGIYFPSVTGIMAGSNRSGDLRDAQKSIPIGTILAIATTSFIYVTCVVLFGACIEGVLLRDKFGDSVKGNLVIGTLSWPSPWVIVIGSFFSCCGAGLQSLTGAPRLLQAIARDGIVPFLQVFGHGKANGEPTWALLLTAGICEIGILIASLDAVAPILSMFFLMCYLFVNLACALQTLLRTPNWRPRFKYYHWALSFLGMSLCLSLMFICSWYYAIVAMVIASCIYKYIEYRGAEKEWGDGIRGLSLNAARFALIRLEEAPPHTKNWRPQVLVLLNVDSDQGVKHPRLLSLTTQLKAGKGLTIVGNVLEGTYLTKDAEAKKAEQNIKSAMSAERTKGFCHVVVSSNLRDGFSHLIQSAGLGGMKHNTVLMAWPGTWRQSNDPQSWKNFIETVRETTAAHHALLVAKNVDSFPTNQDRLGEGTIDVWWVVHDGGMLMLLPFLLRQHKVWRKCKMRIFTVAQMDDNSIQMKKDLQMFLYHLRLDAEVEVVEMHDNDISAFTYEKTLVMEQRSQMLKQMQLSRTEREREIQSITDESRSSIRRKNQDATQSTDLSRQSSQMEDTQEDEAQLIHDRNTASHAAINDKADTGPERVHMTWTKDKLFTERNRNREMNANVAVRDLFNMKPEWESLNQSNVRRMHTAVKMNEMVVNKSQGAHLVLLNMPGPPKNRGGDENYMEFLEVLLEGLNRVLLVRGGGREVITIYS, from the exons gtgaTGGCGTCCCAAAGGAGAACAGTCCCTTtatcaacaacacagacaatgACAAAGGCAACAGCTACGATGGCACCAACATGGCCCTTTTTGAG GAGGAGATGGACAGCAACCCAATGGTGTCATCTCTCCTCAACAAACTGGCCAACTACACCAACCTCACCCAGGGGGCCCAGGAGCACGAAgaggctgatgatgatgaagggcCCAAGAAGAAAGCTGTTAAG AGCCCTCAGATGGGAACCTTCATGGGTGTTTACCTCCCCTGCCTCCAGAATATTTTGGGGGTCATCCTGTTCCTGCGTCTTACCTGGATAGTTGGCACTGCCGGCATCCTGGAGTCTCTGGCTATTGTCTGCCTGTGCTGCTCTTGT ACCATGCTGACAGCTATATCCATGAGTGCGATTGCTACTAATGGTGTCGTGCCAG CTGGAGGCTCCTATTATATGATTTCAAGATCTCTGGGCCCTGAGTTTGGTGGAGCTGTAGGCCTTTGCTTTTACCTTGGAACAACCTTTGCTGGCTCCATGTACATCCTGGGTACGATAGAGATTCTGCTG ACATACATTGTGCCTAAAGCAGCCATCTTTGTGGCTGAGAAAAAGGAGGATGAGGTGGAGGCACTGCTTAATAACATGCGTGTTTATGGCACATGCTGCCTAGCACTGATGTCCATAGTCGTCTTTGTAGGAGTGAAATATGTCAACAAGCTGGCTCTAGTCTTCCTGGCCTGTGTCattctctccatcctctccatctacGCTGGTGTCATCAAAACCATCTTTGAGCCGCCAGACTTTCC TGTTTGCATGTTGGGGAATCGCACTCTGCAGAATCACAACTTTGACAGTTGTCTGAAGACAGAAGTCATAGACAATTTGACTGTCACTACTAAGCTGTGGCAGCTGTTCTGTAAAGGACCTGAGCTCAACGCCACCTGCAACGACTACTTTGACAACAACAACTTGACCTTGATGCAGGGCATCCCTGGACTGAAGAGCAGAGTCATCTCAG ACAATATGTGGTCAGAGTATGGCCCAATAGGTATGAAGGTGGAATCTAATAAGCTGGACTCTGATCCAGTAGGTGACACTTCCCAGGACATCTACATGCCCTATGTAGTCAATGACATCGCCACCTTCTTCACACTGCTGGTCGGCATCTACTTCCCATCAGTCACTG GTATTATGGCTGGTTCAAACCGCTCAGGGGACTTGCGGGATGCCCAGAAGTCCATCCCCATCGGAACCATTCTGGCTATTGCTACGACCTCCTTCATCT ACGTCACCTGTGTGGTGCTTTTTGGTGCTTGCATTGAGGGAGTTCTTCTTCGAGACAA aTTTGGTGACTCTGTGAAAGGGAACCTTGTTATAGGCACTCTGTCATGGCCCTCACCATGGGTTATTGTAATTGGCTCGTTCTTCTCCTGCTGCGGGGCTGGGCTGCAGAGTTTGACTGGCGCCCCTCGACTGCTGCAGGCCATTGCACGAGATGGCATTGTCCCTTTCTTACAG GTGTTTGGTCATGGGAAAGCTAACGGAGAACCCACCTGGgctctgctgctcactgctgGGATCTGCGAGATCGGCATCCTCATCGCCTCCCTGGACGCTGTGGCGCCTATTCTCTCCAT GTTTTTCCTCATGTGCTACTTGTTTGTCAACCTGGCCTGTGCTCTTCAGACCCTGCTGCGGACGCCTAACTGGAGACCACGCTTTAAATACTATCACTG GGCTCTCTCCTTTCTGGGAATGAGTTTATGTCTTTCTCTCATGTTCATTTGCTCCTGGTATTATGCGATTGTGGCCATGGTCATTGCAAGCTGCATCTACAAGTACATTGAATACAGAGG GGCAGAGAAGGAGTGGGGAGATGGCATCCGTGGCCTGTCCCTCAATGCAGCACGCTTTGCCCTTATACGTCTCGAGGAGGCTCCACCGCACACAAAGAACTGGAG GCCTCAGGTGTTGGTGCTCCTGAACGTGGACTCGGATCAGGGAGTCAAACACCCTCGTCTGCTGTCGTTGACCACTCAGCTGAAGGCAGGGAAAGGCCTGACAATCGTGGGAAATGTTTTAGAAGGAACTTACCTCACCAAAGATGCCGAGGCCAAGAAAGCTGAGCAG AACATCAAGTCTGCTATGTCAGCAGAGAGAACAAAAGGTTTCTGCCATGTTGTGGTATCTTCAAACCTCCGAGACGGCTTCTCACACCTCATCCAGTCTGCAGGGCTGGGAGgcatgaaacacaacacagtccTCATGGCCTGGCCCGGGACCTGGAGGCAGTCCAATGACCCGCAGTCATGGAAGAACTTTATAG AGACGGTGCGGGAGACCACAGCTGCCCATCATGCCTTGCTCGTGGCGAAGAATGTGGACAGTTTCCCCACCAACCAGGACCGCTTGGGCGAGGGCACCATCGACGTGTGGTGGGTGGTTCACGATGGAGGCATGTTGATGCTGCTGCCCTTCTTGCTGCGACAGCACAAG GTGTGGAGGAAGTGTAAGATGCGTATCTTCACTGTGGCTCAGATGGATGACAACAGCATCCAGATGAAGAAAGATCTCCAGATGTTCCTTTACCACCTGCGACTGGATGCAGAAGTGGAAGTAGTGGAGATG CATGATAATGACATCTCAGCCTTCACCTATGAGAAGACGCTGGTAATGGAGCAGAGGTCTCAGATGCTAAAACAGATGCAACTTTCCAgaactgaaagagagagagag ATTCAGAGTATCACTGACGAATCACGTAGCTCGATCCGGAGGAAGAACCAGGACGCTACCCAGAGCACCGACCTCAGCCGGCAGTCCTCACAGATGGAGGACACTCAGGAGGACGAG GCTCAGCTCATCCATGACAGAAACACTGCATCTCACGCTGCCATAAACGACAAGGCCGACACTGGGCCTGAGCGGGTTCACATGACCTGGACCAAGGACAAGCTCTTCACAGAGCGTAACCGTAACCGTGAGATGAACGCCAATGTGGCTGTGCGCGACCTGTTTAACATGAAGCC AGAGTGGGAGAGTCT GAACCAGTCAAATGTCCGTCGGATGCACACAGCCGTCAAGATGAACGAGATGGTGGTGAACAAGTCGCAGGGCGCTCACCTGGTTCTGCTCAACATGCCGGGACCGCCcaagaacagaggaggagacgagaaCT ACATGGAGTTCCTTGAGGTTCTCCTCGAGGGTCTGAACCGGGTCCTTCTGGTGCGAGGCGGCGGACGGGAAGTCATCACCATCTACTCTTAA
- the slc12a7b gene encoding solute carrier family 12 member 7 isoform X7: protein MPTNFTVVPVKDNGKKAKQGAEEDDVDDNNVLKEEEEDATGDGVPKENSPFINNTDNDKGNSYDGTNMALFEEEMDSNPMVSSLLNKLANYTNLTQGAQEHEEADDDEGPKKKAVKSPQMGTFMGVYLPCLQNILGVILFLRLTWIVGTAGILESLAIVCLCCSCTMLTAISMSAIATNGVVPAGGSYYMISRSLGPEFGGAVGLCFYLGTTFAGSMYILGTIEILLTYIVPKAAIFVAEKKEDEVEALLNNMRVYGTCCLALMSIVVFVGVKYVNKLALVFLACVILSILSIYAGVIKTIFEPPDFPVCMLGNRTLQNHNFDSCLKTEVIDNLTVTTKLWQLFCKGPELNATCNDYFDNNNLTLMQGIPGLKSRVISDNMWSEYGPIGMKVESNKLDSDPVGDTSQDIYMPYVVNDIATFFTLLVGIYFPSVTGIMAGSNRSGDLRDAQKSIPIGTILAIATTSFIYVTCVVLFGACIEGVLLRDKFGDSVKGNLVIGTLSWPSPWVIVIGSFFSCCGAGLQSLTGAPRLLQAIARDGIVPFLQVFGHGKANGEPTWALLLTAGICEIGILIASLDAVAPILSMFFLMCYLFVNLACALQTLLRTPNWRPRFKYYHWALSFLGMSLCLSLMFICSWYYAIVAMVIASCIYKYIEYRGAEKEWGDGIRGLSLNAARFALIRLEEAPPHTKNWRPQVLVLLNVDSDQGVKHPRLLSLTTQLKAGKGLTIVGNVLEGTYLTKDAEAKKAEQNIKSAMSAERTKGFCHVVVSSNLRDGFSHLIQSAGLGGMKHNTVLMAWPGTWRQSNDPQSWKNFIETVRETTAAHHALLVAKNVDSFPTNQDRLGEGTIDVWWVVHDGGMLMLLPFLLRQHKVWRKCKMRIFTVAQMDDNSIQMKKDLQMFLYHLRLDAEVEVVEMHDNDISAFTYEKTLVMEQRSQMLKQMQLSRTEREREAQLIHDRNTASHAAINDKADTGPERVHMTWTKDKLFTERNRNREMNANVAVRDLFNMKPEWESLNQSNVRRMHTAVKMNEMVVNKSQGAHLVLLNMPGPPKNRGGDENYMEFLEVLLEGLNRVLLVRGGGREVITIYS, encoded by the exons gtgaTGGCGTCCCAAAGGAGAACAGTCCCTTtatcaacaacacagacaatgACAAAGGCAACAGCTACGATGGCACCAACATGGCCCTTTTTGAG GAGGAGATGGACAGCAACCCAATGGTGTCATCTCTCCTCAACAAACTGGCCAACTACACCAACCTCACCCAGGGGGCCCAGGAGCACGAAgaggctgatgatgatgaagggcCCAAGAAGAAAGCTGTTAAG AGCCCTCAGATGGGAACCTTCATGGGTGTTTACCTCCCCTGCCTCCAGAATATTTTGGGGGTCATCCTGTTCCTGCGTCTTACCTGGATAGTTGGCACTGCCGGCATCCTGGAGTCTCTGGCTATTGTCTGCCTGTGCTGCTCTTGT ACCATGCTGACAGCTATATCCATGAGTGCGATTGCTACTAATGGTGTCGTGCCAG CTGGAGGCTCCTATTATATGATTTCAAGATCTCTGGGCCCTGAGTTTGGTGGAGCTGTAGGCCTTTGCTTTTACCTTGGAACAACCTTTGCTGGCTCCATGTACATCCTGGGTACGATAGAGATTCTGCTG ACATACATTGTGCCTAAAGCAGCCATCTTTGTGGCTGAGAAAAAGGAGGATGAGGTGGAGGCACTGCTTAATAACATGCGTGTTTATGGCACATGCTGCCTAGCACTGATGTCCATAGTCGTCTTTGTAGGAGTGAAATATGTCAACAAGCTGGCTCTAGTCTTCCTGGCCTGTGTCattctctccatcctctccatctacGCTGGTGTCATCAAAACCATCTTTGAGCCGCCAGACTTTCC TGTTTGCATGTTGGGGAATCGCACTCTGCAGAATCACAACTTTGACAGTTGTCTGAAGACAGAAGTCATAGACAATTTGACTGTCACTACTAAGCTGTGGCAGCTGTTCTGTAAAGGACCTGAGCTCAACGCCACCTGCAACGACTACTTTGACAACAACAACTTGACCTTGATGCAGGGCATCCCTGGACTGAAGAGCAGAGTCATCTCAG ACAATATGTGGTCAGAGTATGGCCCAATAGGTATGAAGGTGGAATCTAATAAGCTGGACTCTGATCCAGTAGGTGACACTTCCCAGGACATCTACATGCCCTATGTAGTCAATGACATCGCCACCTTCTTCACACTGCTGGTCGGCATCTACTTCCCATCAGTCACTG GTATTATGGCTGGTTCAAACCGCTCAGGGGACTTGCGGGATGCCCAGAAGTCCATCCCCATCGGAACCATTCTGGCTATTGCTACGACCTCCTTCATCT ACGTCACCTGTGTGGTGCTTTTTGGTGCTTGCATTGAGGGAGTTCTTCTTCGAGACAA aTTTGGTGACTCTGTGAAAGGGAACCTTGTTATAGGCACTCTGTCATGGCCCTCACCATGGGTTATTGTAATTGGCTCGTTCTTCTCCTGCTGCGGGGCTGGGCTGCAGAGTTTGACTGGCGCCCCTCGACTGCTGCAGGCCATTGCACGAGATGGCATTGTCCCTTTCTTACAG GTGTTTGGTCATGGGAAAGCTAACGGAGAACCCACCTGGgctctgctgctcactgctgGGATCTGCGAGATCGGCATCCTCATCGCCTCCCTGGACGCTGTGGCGCCTATTCTCTCCAT GTTTTTCCTCATGTGCTACTTGTTTGTCAACCTGGCCTGTGCTCTTCAGACCCTGCTGCGGACGCCTAACTGGAGACCACGCTTTAAATACTATCACTG GGCTCTCTCCTTTCTGGGAATGAGTTTATGTCTTTCTCTCATGTTCATTTGCTCCTGGTATTATGCGATTGTGGCCATGGTCATTGCAAGCTGCATCTACAAGTACATTGAATACAGAGG GGCAGAGAAGGAGTGGGGAGATGGCATCCGTGGCCTGTCCCTCAATGCAGCACGCTTTGCCCTTATACGTCTCGAGGAGGCTCCACCGCACACAAAGAACTGGAG GCCTCAGGTGTTGGTGCTCCTGAACGTGGACTCGGATCAGGGAGTCAAACACCCTCGTCTGCTGTCGTTGACCACTCAGCTGAAGGCAGGGAAAGGCCTGACAATCGTGGGAAATGTTTTAGAAGGAACTTACCTCACCAAAGATGCCGAGGCCAAGAAAGCTGAGCAG AACATCAAGTCTGCTATGTCAGCAGAGAGAACAAAAGGTTTCTGCCATGTTGTGGTATCTTCAAACCTCCGAGACGGCTTCTCACACCTCATCCAGTCTGCAGGGCTGGGAGgcatgaaacacaacacagtccTCATGGCCTGGCCCGGGACCTGGAGGCAGTCCAATGACCCGCAGTCATGGAAGAACTTTATAG AGACGGTGCGGGAGACCACAGCTGCCCATCATGCCTTGCTCGTGGCGAAGAATGTGGACAGTTTCCCCACCAACCAGGACCGCTTGGGCGAGGGCACCATCGACGTGTGGTGGGTGGTTCACGATGGAGGCATGTTGATGCTGCTGCCCTTCTTGCTGCGACAGCACAAG GTGTGGAGGAAGTGTAAGATGCGTATCTTCACTGTGGCTCAGATGGATGACAACAGCATCCAGATGAAGAAAGATCTCCAGATGTTCCTTTACCACCTGCGACTGGATGCAGAAGTGGAAGTAGTGGAGATG CATGATAATGACATCTCAGCCTTCACCTATGAGAAGACGCTGGTAATGGAGCAGAGGTCTCAGATGCTAAAACAGATGCAACTTTCCAgaactgaaagagagagagag GCTCAGCTCATCCATGACAGAAACACTGCATCTCACGCTGCCATAAACGACAAGGCCGACACTGGGCCTGAGCGGGTTCACATGACCTGGACCAAGGACAAGCTCTTCACAGAGCGTAACCGTAACCGTGAGATGAACGCCAATGTGGCTGTGCGCGACCTGTTTAACATGAAGCC AGAGTGGGAGAGTCT GAACCAGTCAAATGTCCGTCGGATGCACACAGCCGTCAAGATGAACGAGATGGTGGTGAACAAGTCGCAGGGCGCTCACCTGGTTCTGCTCAACATGCCGGGACCGCCcaagaacagaggaggagacgagaaCT ACATGGAGTTCCTTGAGGTTCTCCTCGAGGGTCTGAACCGGGTCCTTCTGGTGCGAGGCGGCGGACGGGAAGTCATCACCATCTACTCTTAA
- the slc12a7b gene encoding solute carrier family 12 member 7 isoform X6: MEQRGGSRRKGDGVPKENSPFINNTDNDKGNSYDGTNMALFEEEMDSNPMVSSLLNKLANYTNLTQGAQEHEEADDDEGPKKKAVKSPQMGTFMGVYLPCLQNILGVILFLRLTWIVGTAGILESLAIVCLCCSCTMLTAISMSAIATNGVVPAGGSYYMISRSLGPEFGGAVGLCFYLGTTFAGSMYILGTIEILLTYIVPKAAIFVAEKKEDEVEALLNNMRVYGTCCLALMSIVVFVGVKYVNKLALVFLACVILSILSIYAGVIKTIFEPPDFPVCMLGNRTLQNHNFDSCLKTEVIDNLTVTTKLWQLFCKGPELNATCNDYFDNNNLTLMQGIPGLKSRVISDNMWSEYGPIGMKVESNKLDSDPVGDTSQDIYMPYVVNDIATFFTLLVGIYFPSVTGIMAGSNRSGDLRDAQKSIPIGTILAIATTSFIYVTCVVLFGACIEGVLLRDKFGDSVKGNLVIGTLSWPSPWVIVIGSFFSCCGAGLQSLTGAPRLLQAIARDGIVPFLQVFGHGKANGEPTWALLLTAGICEIGILIASLDAVAPILSMFFLMCYLFVNLACALQTLLRTPNWRPRFKYYHWALSFLGMSLCLSLMFICSWYYAIVAMVIASCIYKYIEYRGAEKEWGDGIRGLSLNAARFALIRLEEAPPHTKNWRPQVLVLLNVDSDQGVKHPRLLSLTTQLKAGKGLTIVGNVLEGTYLTKDAEAKKAEQNIKSAMSAERTKGFCHVVVSSNLRDGFSHLIQSAGLGGMKHNTVLMAWPGTWRQSNDPQSWKNFIETVRETTAAHHALLVAKNVDSFPTNQDRLGEGTIDVWWVVHDGGMLMLLPFLLRQHKVWRKCKMRIFTVAQMDDNSIQMKKDLQMFLYHLRLDAEVEVVEMHDNDISAFTYEKTLVMEQRSQMLKQMQLSRTEREREIQSITDESRSSIRRKNQDATQSTDLSRQSSQMEDTQEDEAQLIHDRNTASHAAINDKADTGPERVHMTWTKDKLFTERNRNREMNANVAVRDLFNMKPEWESLNQSNVRRMHTAVKMNEMVVNKSQGAHLVLLNMPGPPKNRGGDENYMEFLEVLLEGLNRVLLVRGGGREVITIYS; this comes from the exons gtgaTGGCGTCCCAAAGGAGAACAGTCCCTTtatcaacaacacagacaatgACAAAGGCAACAGCTACGATGGCACCAACATGGCCCTTTTTGAG GAGGAGATGGACAGCAACCCAATGGTGTCATCTCTCCTCAACAAACTGGCCAACTACACCAACCTCACCCAGGGGGCCCAGGAGCACGAAgaggctgatgatgatgaagggcCCAAGAAGAAAGCTGTTAAG AGCCCTCAGATGGGAACCTTCATGGGTGTTTACCTCCCCTGCCTCCAGAATATTTTGGGGGTCATCCTGTTCCTGCGTCTTACCTGGATAGTTGGCACTGCCGGCATCCTGGAGTCTCTGGCTATTGTCTGCCTGTGCTGCTCTTGT ACCATGCTGACAGCTATATCCATGAGTGCGATTGCTACTAATGGTGTCGTGCCAG CTGGAGGCTCCTATTATATGATTTCAAGATCTCTGGGCCCTGAGTTTGGTGGAGCTGTAGGCCTTTGCTTTTACCTTGGAACAACCTTTGCTGGCTCCATGTACATCCTGGGTACGATAGAGATTCTGCTG ACATACATTGTGCCTAAAGCAGCCATCTTTGTGGCTGAGAAAAAGGAGGATGAGGTGGAGGCACTGCTTAATAACATGCGTGTTTATGGCACATGCTGCCTAGCACTGATGTCCATAGTCGTCTTTGTAGGAGTGAAATATGTCAACAAGCTGGCTCTAGTCTTCCTGGCCTGTGTCattctctccatcctctccatctacGCTGGTGTCATCAAAACCATCTTTGAGCCGCCAGACTTTCC TGTTTGCATGTTGGGGAATCGCACTCTGCAGAATCACAACTTTGACAGTTGTCTGAAGACAGAAGTCATAGACAATTTGACTGTCACTACTAAGCTGTGGCAGCTGTTCTGTAAAGGACCTGAGCTCAACGCCACCTGCAACGACTACTTTGACAACAACAACTTGACCTTGATGCAGGGCATCCCTGGACTGAAGAGCAGAGTCATCTCAG ACAATATGTGGTCAGAGTATGGCCCAATAGGTATGAAGGTGGAATCTAATAAGCTGGACTCTGATCCAGTAGGTGACACTTCCCAGGACATCTACATGCCCTATGTAGTCAATGACATCGCCACCTTCTTCACACTGCTGGTCGGCATCTACTTCCCATCAGTCACTG GTATTATGGCTGGTTCAAACCGCTCAGGGGACTTGCGGGATGCCCAGAAGTCCATCCCCATCGGAACCATTCTGGCTATTGCTACGACCTCCTTCATCT ACGTCACCTGTGTGGTGCTTTTTGGTGCTTGCATTGAGGGAGTTCTTCTTCGAGACAA aTTTGGTGACTCTGTGAAAGGGAACCTTGTTATAGGCACTCTGTCATGGCCCTCACCATGGGTTATTGTAATTGGCTCGTTCTTCTCCTGCTGCGGGGCTGGGCTGCAGAGTTTGACTGGCGCCCCTCGACTGCTGCAGGCCATTGCACGAGATGGCATTGTCCCTTTCTTACAG GTGTTTGGTCATGGGAAAGCTAACGGAGAACCCACCTGGgctctgctgctcactgctgGGATCTGCGAGATCGGCATCCTCATCGCCTCCCTGGACGCTGTGGCGCCTATTCTCTCCAT GTTTTTCCTCATGTGCTACTTGTTTGTCAACCTGGCCTGTGCTCTTCAGACCCTGCTGCGGACGCCTAACTGGAGACCACGCTTTAAATACTATCACTG GGCTCTCTCCTTTCTGGGAATGAGTTTATGTCTTTCTCTCATGTTCATTTGCTCCTGGTATTATGCGATTGTGGCCATGGTCATTGCAAGCTGCATCTACAAGTACATTGAATACAGAGG GGCAGAGAAGGAGTGGGGAGATGGCATCCGTGGCCTGTCCCTCAATGCAGCACGCTTTGCCCTTATACGTCTCGAGGAGGCTCCACCGCACACAAAGAACTGGAG GCCTCAGGTGTTGGTGCTCCTGAACGTGGACTCGGATCAGGGAGTCAAACACCCTCGTCTGCTGTCGTTGACCACTCAGCTGAAGGCAGGGAAAGGCCTGACAATCGTGGGAAATGTTTTAGAAGGAACTTACCTCACCAAAGATGCCGAGGCCAAGAAAGCTGAGCAG AACATCAAGTCTGCTATGTCAGCAGAGAGAACAAAAGGTTTCTGCCATGTTGTGGTATCTTCAAACCTCCGAGACGGCTTCTCACACCTCATCCAGTCTGCAGGGCTGGGAGgcatgaaacacaacacagtccTCATGGCCTGGCCCGGGACCTGGAGGCAGTCCAATGACCCGCAGTCATGGAAGAACTTTATAG AGACGGTGCGGGAGACCACAGCTGCCCATCATGCCTTGCTCGTGGCGAAGAATGTGGACAGTTTCCCCACCAACCAGGACCGCTTGGGCGAGGGCACCATCGACGTGTGGTGGGTGGTTCACGATGGAGGCATGTTGATGCTGCTGCCCTTCTTGCTGCGACAGCACAAG GTGTGGAGGAAGTGTAAGATGCGTATCTTCACTGTGGCTCAGATGGATGACAACAGCATCCAGATGAAGAAAGATCTCCAGATGTTCCTTTACCACCTGCGACTGGATGCAGAAGTGGAAGTAGTGGAGATG CATGATAATGACATCTCAGCCTTCACCTATGAGAAGACGCTGGTAATGGAGCAGAGGTCTCAGATGCTAAAACAGATGCAACTTTCCAgaactgaaagagagagagag ATTCAGAGTATCACTGACGAATCACGTAGCTCGATCCGGAGGAAGAACCAGGACGCTACCCAGAGCACCGACCTCAGCCGGCAGTCCTCACAGATGGAGGACACTCAGGAGGACGAG GCTCAGCTCATCCATGACAGAAACACTGCATCTCACGCTGCCATAAACGACAAGGCCGACACTGGGCCTGAGCGGGTTCACATGACCTGGACCAAGGACAAGCTCTTCACAGAGCGTAACCGTAACCGTGAGATGAACGCCAATGTGGCTGTGCGCGACCTGTTTAACATGAAGCC AGAGTGGGAGAGTCT GAACCAGTCAAATGTCCGTCGGATGCACACAGCCGTCAAGATGAACGAGATGGTGGTGAACAAGTCGCAGGGCGCTCACCTGGTTCTGCTCAACATGCCGGGACCGCCcaagaacagaggaggagacgagaaCT ACATGGAGTTCCTTGAGGTTCTCCTCGAGGGTCTGAACCGGGTCCTTCTGGTGCGAGGCGGCGGACGGGAAGTCATCACCATCTACTCTTAA